In the Pseudochaenichthys georgianus chromosome 1, fPseGeo1.2, whole genome shotgun sequence genome, one interval contains:
- the tacr3l gene encoding tachykinin receptor 3-like, with product MASERDESNSTRNLTNQFVQPAWRIALWSVAYSTVLLVAVFGNLIVIWIILAHKRMRTVTNYFLLNLAFSDVSMAAFNTLINFIYAAHGEWYFGEVYCRFHNFFPVTAVFASIYSMTAIAIDRYMAIIHPLKPRLSAKATTGVIVCIWSLAVVLAFPLCYFSTTRALPRRTLCYVAWPRMADDPFMYHIIVTVLVYVLPLVVMGITYTIVGVTLWGGEIPGDSSDNYHRQLIAKRKVVKMMIIVVVTFALCWLPYHVYFMVTGLNKCLSRWKYIQQVYLSVLWLAMSSTMYNPIIYCCLNSRFRAGFKRAFCWCPFVHVSSYDELELRNTRLGPGRQSTVCTLSRVDPSILSKKKSTCLRLNSEPSHKDS from the exons ATGGCCTCTGAACGCGATGAATCAAACTCAACCAGAAATCTGACCAACCAGTTCGTGCAGCCCGCGTGGCGCATCGCGCTGTGGTCGGTGGCTTACAGCACGGTCCTGTTGGTGGCAGTTTTCGGAAACTTGATAGTGATTTGGATTATTCTGGCACACAAGCGAATGAGAACTGTCACCAACTATTTCCTGCTGAATTTGGCTTTCTCTGATGTCTCCATGGCTGCCTTCAACACCCTCATCAACTTCATCTACGCGGCGCACGGAGAGTGGTACTTTGGAGAGGTTTACTGCAGGTTTCACAACTTCTTCCCGGTCACTGCTGTGTTCGCCAGCATCTACTCAATGACCGCGATAGCCATCGACAG GTACATGGCCATAATCCACCCTCTGAAGCCCCGTCTGTCGGCGAAGGCCACCACAGGAGTTATCGTGTGTATCTGGAGTCTGGCCGTGGTTCTGGCCTTCCCTCTCTGCTACTTCTCCACCACGCGGGCTCTGCCCCGCAGGACCCTCTGCTACGTGGCCTGGCCCCGCATGGCAGACGACCCCTTCAT GTATCATATCATAGTGACAGTTCTGGTGTACGTGCTGCCCTTAGTGGTGATGGGCATCACTTACACCATCGTAGGTGTGACTCTGTGGGGAGGGGAGATCCCAGGAGACTCATCTGATAACTACCACAGACAGCTCATCGCTAAAAGGAAG GTGGTAAAGATGATGATCATCGTAGTCGTGACCTTTGCCCTCTGCTGGCTGCCCTATCATGTCTACTTCATGGTGACGGGTCTCAACAAGTGTCTGAGCAGGTGGAAGTACATCCAGCAGGTTTACCTGTCTGTGCTGTGGCTGGCAATGAGCTCGACCATGTACAACCCCATCATCTACTGCTGCCTCAACAGCAG GTTTCGGGCCGGCTTCAAGAGGGCTTTCTGCTGGTGTCCCTTTGTCCACGTTTCGAGCTACGATGAGCTGGAGCTCCGAAACACAAGACTTGGACCGGGTCGCCAGAGCACCGTGTGCACCCTCTCTCGGGTGGACCCCAGCATCCTCAGCAAAAAGAAGAGCACCTGTCTCAGACTCAACTCTGAGCCCAGTCATAAAGACAGTTAG